The following proteins come from a genomic window of Gimesia chilikensis:
- the neuB gene encoding N-acetylneuraminate synthase has translation MSVFIIAEAGVNHNGSVETAKKMIDAAVQAGADAIKFQTFKTEKLVCKSTPQAEYQMKNSLNGESETQFTLLKKLEINQETHRELFDYCEQSGIVFISTPFDLDSIDLLKSLGLQLIKVPSGEITNYPYLKKVAQTFNQVVLSTGMADLGEIEDALNILINNGVSRENITVLHCNTEYPTPIQDVNLRAMLTIRDAFGVKVGYSDHTLGIEVSIAATALGATVIEKHFTLDKNMEGPDHAASLEPDELLMLVRGIRNTEKSLGSPLKRPSASESKNKPVVRKSIVAAGDIKQGDVFTEENLCVKRPGTGISPMQWDQVINQVARRDYVEDEIIEL, from the coding sequence ATGAGCGTATTCATCATCGCCGAAGCAGGCGTAAACCATAATGGCAGTGTCGAAACCGCGAAGAAAATGATCGATGCCGCCGTGCAGGCTGGCGCCGATGCAATCAAATTTCAGACCTTCAAAACGGAAAAGCTGGTCTGCAAATCAACGCCCCAGGCTGAATACCAGATGAAAAACAGCCTGAATGGGGAATCGGAGACCCAGTTTACCCTGCTCAAAAAACTGGAGATTAACCAGGAGACGCACCGCGAACTGTTCGATTACTGCGAGCAGTCCGGCATCGTTTTCATTTCGACCCCCTTCGATCTGGACAGCATCGATCTGCTGAAATCGCTGGGACTGCAGTTGATCAAGGTCCCTTCAGGCGAGATCACGAATTACCCCTACCTGAAAAAAGTCGCCCAGACATTTAACCAGGTGGTCCTCTCGACCGGCATGGCCGATCTGGGAGAGATTGAAGATGCACTCAATATTCTGATCAACAACGGCGTCTCCCGCGAAAACATTACCGTGCTGCACTGCAATACCGAGTATCCGACGCCCATTCAGGATGTTAACCTGCGGGCAATGCTCACCATCCGCGATGCCTTTGGTGTGAAAGTCGGTTATTCGGATCATACACTGGGCATTGAAGTCTCGATTGCCGCAACGGCCCTCGGTGCCACCGTGATTGAGAAACACTTCACACTCGATAAAAACATGGAAGGCCCGGATCATGCCGCGTCTTTGGAACCAGACGAACTGCTGATGCTCGTACGCGGGATCCGGAACACCGAAAAATCGCTGGGCAGTCCGCTCAAACGACCTTCTGCCTCTGAGTCCAAGAACAAACCAGTGGTCCGCAAAAGCATCGTCGCTGCCGGGGATATCAAGCAGGGAGACGTGTTCACAGAAGAGAACCTCTGCGTGAAACGACCGGGAACCGGAATCAGTCCGATGCAGTGGGATCAGGTCATCAACCAGGTGGCCCGGCGAGATTATGTCGAAGACGAAATCATTGAGTTATGA
- a CDS encoding SDR family NAD(P)-dependent oxidoreductase — MSESLSGKQTLVTGADGFIGSHLVEQLVQAGARVRALVYYNSWNQIGWLNDVAPEVLKDVEIIQGDIRDAERIQLAVADCEYVFHLSSLIAIPYSYVAARSYVDTNITGALNVLQACRNSDRLTRLVHVSTSEVYGTAQTVPIDEQHPLVGQSPYSASKIGADKMAESFYLSFELPVVTARPFNTFGPRQTARAVIPTIASQLQAGCSELKLGALTPTRDFNFATDTAAGMISLALCPQAEGEVVNIGSGEEWSIEETAQMLMEVTGKEVPIICDEDRIRPEKSEVNRLLADNSKIQKLTGWQSQVSFKDGLAATAEWIGRNLQYFNAERYSI; from the coding sequence ATGTCAGAGTCGTTATCAGGAAAACAAACGCTGGTCACCGGCGCAGATGGCTTTATTGGAAGCCATCTGGTTGAGCAGCTCGTCCAGGCGGGAGCCCGTGTGCGTGCGCTCGTATATTACAATTCCTGGAATCAAATCGGCTGGTTGAATGATGTCGCTCCCGAGGTCCTGAAAGATGTGGAAATCATTCAGGGCGATATTCGCGATGCAGAACGGATTCAACTGGCAGTCGCAGACTGCGAATATGTGTTTCACCTCTCGAGCCTGATTGCAATTCCTTACAGCTACGTCGCCGCGCGGTCGTATGTGGATACCAATATCACCGGTGCCTTGAATGTGCTGCAGGCCTGTCGTAATTCAGACCGGCTCACACGACTTGTGCATGTCTCGACTTCCGAGGTCTACGGGACCGCTCAGACCGTTCCCATTGATGAGCAGCATCCCCTGGTGGGACAGTCACCTTATTCCGCCAGTAAAATTGGTGCAGACAAGATGGCCGAGAGTTTTTATCTCTCCTTCGAACTGCCCGTAGTGACTGCCCGACCTTTTAACACTTTTGGTCCCCGGCAGACCGCTCGCGCTGTGATTCCAACCATCGCCAGCCAGTTGCAGGCTGGTTGCAGTGAATTAAAACTGGGAGCCCTGACACCCACCCGTGATTTCAACTTCGCTACGGATACCGCGGCCGGCATGATCTCGCTGGCACTCTGTCCGCAGGCGGAAGGTGAGGTGGTGAATATCGGCAGTGGCGAAGAGTGGTCGATTGAAGAGACCGCGCAAATGCTGATGGAAGTCACGGGGAAAGAAGTTCCCATCATCTGTGACGAAGATCGGATTCGCCCCGAAAAAAGTGAAGTCAATCGCCTGCTGGCGGACAATTCCAAAATTCAAAAACTGACCGGCTGGCAATCGCAGGTCTCATTTAAAGACGGTCTGGCCGCGACCGCAGAATGGATCGGACGCAACTTACAATATTTCAATGCGGAACGTTATTCCATTTAA
- a CDS encoding aldolase/citrate lyase family protein gives MKYLYITDCPEIAKYVDQCGVDRIFIDLELLGKVDRQGDRDTVISHHRVENISRVKQVVNQAEVLVRVNPLNPNSAEEIEQVIEQGADALMLPMFRSVEEIEWFCDRVNSRAQVVPLVETVGAMDQLDQIVQLPGVSQVHIGLNDLHLDLELNFMFELMSNGMVEEMAAICREANVPFGIGGISTMDTGLVSGRLVLSEHARLGSEWVILSRSFHQLAHSLQELQEKIDLPLELEKVDQHFAELLKRSDFEIEQDKQTLYHAINQVARDELSERNAS, from the coding sequence ATGAAGTATCTATATATCACCGATTGCCCTGAGATCGCAAAGTACGTAGATCAGTGCGGGGTGGATCGTATATTCATTGACCTGGAACTGCTCGGCAAGGTCGATCGACAGGGAGACAGAGATACTGTCATTTCACATCATCGCGTGGAAAATATCTCTCGCGTAAAACAGGTGGTAAATCAGGCGGAAGTTTTGGTCCGGGTCAATCCGTTGAATCCCAATTCTGCCGAGGAGATCGAGCAGGTCATCGAGCAGGGAGCCGATGCCCTGATGCTGCCCATGTTCCGCTCGGTAGAAGAAATCGAGTGGTTCTGTGATCGCGTCAATTCACGGGCTCAAGTTGTGCCGCTCGTGGAGACCGTTGGTGCGATGGACCAGCTCGATCAGATCGTACAATTGCCGGGGGTCTCTCAGGTACACATCGGTCTGAATGATCTGCACCTCGACCTGGAGCTCAATTTCATGTTTGAGCTGATGTCCAATGGCATGGTGGAAGAAATGGCAGCCATCTGTCGCGAGGCGAATGTCCCCTTCGGAATTGGTGGGATATCGACCATGGACACCGGCCTGGTTTCCGGCCGCCTGGTATTATCCGAACATGCCCGCCTGGGTTCAGAGTGGGTGATTCTGTCCCGTTCATTTCATCAACTGGCGCACAGCCTGCAGGAACTTCAGGAAAAGATTGACCTGCCTCTGGAGCTGGAGAAAGTGGATCAGCATTTTGCAGAGCTGCTCAAGCGGTCTGATTTTGAAATTGAACAGGATAAACAGACACTTTACCATGC
- a CDS encoding nucleotidyltransferase family protein, translating to MNDCLISASADIKEAIRAIEAGKKGIAVVVDPAQKLQGVITDGDVRRGLLAGLRLQDSVTRIMNCRPTRADVAMPQSSLVELLDSSGLEAMPLVDAENRVVKVVLSAELTRRTDTGQATGYSCALIMAGGEGRRLLPLTENLPKPLVEVGGMPLIERQVRRLATAGVERIYIAVNYLAEMIESHLGDGSRFGTEIVFLREREKLGTAGALSLIEETPAGPLLLMNGDVFTSINYQSLLDFHLKHESLLTVAAIDYHVEIPYGVIKTEGPFAVRLEEKPSQQFLCNAGIYALSPEAVCQVPRNQPYNMTDLIESNLNSQPGVAVFPVHEYWSDIGTHAELDKARTELKLARETLDGSDQDDESAVHLQLNQRRAA from the coding sequence ATGAATGATTGTCTGATCAGCGCATCTGCAGATATCAAAGAAGCAATTCGCGCCATCGAGGCTGGCAAGAAGGGGATCGCCGTGGTTGTCGATCCCGCGCAAAAGCTGCAGGGTGTCATTACCGATGGTGATGTGCGTCGCGGTTTGCTGGCTGGTCTCCGCCTGCAGGATTCGGTGACCCGGATAATGAACTGCCGGCCGACCAGAGCCGATGTGGCTATGCCTCAGTCATCACTCGTGGAACTGCTCGACTCCAGCGGCCTGGAGGCAATGCCGCTGGTCGATGCCGAGAATCGTGTCGTCAAAGTCGTGCTCTCTGCCGAGCTGACCCGTCGGACCGACACCGGGCAGGCAACGGGATACAGCTGTGCTCTCATCATGGCAGGAGGAGAAGGGCGGCGGCTGTTACCACTCACAGAAAATCTTCCCAAGCCTCTGGTAGAAGTCGGTGGGATGCCATTAATCGAACGGCAGGTGCGTCGTCTGGCAACCGCGGGAGTGGAACGTATTTATATCGCTGTGAATTACCTTGCCGAGATGATCGAATCGCATCTCGGGGATGGCAGCCGATTCGGGACCGAGATCGTATTTTTACGCGAGCGGGAAAAACTCGGAACCGCGGGAGCCCTGTCTCTGATTGAAGAGACTCCCGCAGGACCTTTGCTGCTGATGAATGGCGATGTCTTTACGTCGATCAATTATCAGTCACTGCTCGACTTCCATTTGAAACATGAGTCACTGCTCACGGTCGCTGCCATCGATTATCACGTTGAAATCCCTTATGGCGTGATTAAGACAGAAGGACCTTTCGCAGTCCGCCTGGAAGAAAAACCATCCCAACAGTTTCTGTGTAATGCGGGAATCTATGCCCTCTCCCCGGAGGCCGTCTGTCAGGTCCCGCGAAATCAGCCCTATAACATGACCGACCTGATCGAGTCGAATCTCAACAGTCAACCGGGGGTCGCCGTGTTTCCGGTCCATGAATACTGGTCGGACATCGGAACTCATGCCGAGCTGGACAAGGCACGTACTGAACTCAAACTGGCCCGAGAAACCCTGGATGGGTCGGACCAGGATGACGAGAGTGCCGTCCATCTGCAGTTGAATCAGCGCCGGGCCGCCTGA
- the murJ gene encoding murein biosynthesis integral membrane protein MurJ — MSRSVSISALFVAIAMILGRLTGLLRVLGLATVLGVSYANDLAVLIISVPDFLNSMLIGGAMAAVLVPEIHRRNQADSGQTASQLIVQTMVVVAAISGILALILAALAPWFTQGLASGFSVAQISQASPLIVVVLWAFPISAVTAVTGAVLQSQHKPLVPAYGNLFFNLIVILAILFWVNADQLQILAWAVVAAALFRLVTQMVPCLFQGTLRGGLQNLLKFETLDRRLLVKYFQALTAIGLVIAFPVVSRSFASAYTGGISLFEYAQKLVELPRGLLGAILTMVIFPRLSHAFAEGKSADGSRMISQASGLILLISIPVTVVIYGCAEPMISFLFQRGQFSAYDVARTAELLQIAILAMPALIMSILTMDVFYARHETMIPFRFSLISLVCLVVFSLILRTFMGISGVMLAFVLTSWFHFLMLTVGLYLKMRVSVIEGVNLKHCAALVLLTFSGITFSAMMLRVITEPVMLVIYSGFVGLFCFGAVLVILKNHLPRFHRKLSL; from the coding sequence ATGTCACGTTCTGTTTCCATCTCAGCACTGTTTGTCGCCATCGCCATGATTCTCGGGCGGTTGACCGGCCTGCTGCGCGTGCTGGGACTGGCCACGGTTCTGGGGGTTTCCTATGCCAATGACCTGGCCGTATTGATTATTTCCGTACCAGACTTTTTGAATTCCATGCTGATTGGCGGGGCGATGGCAGCGGTTCTCGTTCCTGAAATTCATCGGCGAAATCAGGCGGACTCCGGTCAGACAGCCAGCCAGTTGATTGTACAGACGATGGTCGTTGTCGCTGCTATTTCCGGAATCCTGGCGCTGATTCTGGCAGCTCTGGCTCCCTGGTTTACCCAGGGGCTCGCATCCGGATTTTCGGTAGCGCAGATCAGTCAGGCCAGCCCACTGATTGTGGTCGTCTTGTGGGCCTTCCCGATCTCGGCGGTTACGGCGGTTACCGGCGCCGTCCTGCAGTCTCAGCATAAACCTCTGGTACCCGCGTATGGCAATCTGTTTTTTAACCTGATCGTCATTCTGGCGATTCTATTCTGGGTCAACGCGGATCAGCTTCAGATCCTGGCCTGGGCGGTGGTGGCCGCGGCCCTGTTCCGCCTGGTGACACAAATGGTTCCCTGTCTGTTCCAGGGCACCCTGCGGGGCGGGTTACAGAATTTACTGAAATTCGAAACGCTCGACCGCCGACTACTGGTCAAATATTTTCAGGCGCTGACCGCCATTGGTCTGGTGATCGCGTTCCCCGTCGTTTCACGCTCCTTCGCTTCTGCCTACACGGGGGGGATCAGCCTGTTCGAATATGCCCAGAAACTGGTGGAATTACCGCGGGGACTGCTGGGAGCAATTCTGACAATGGTCATTTTCCCTCGGTTAAGCCATGCTTTTGCTGAAGGGAAGTCAGCCGACGGTTCCCGCATGATCAGCCAGGCCTCGGGTCTGATCCTGCTGATCTCAATTCCAGTGACAGTAGTGATTTACGGCTGCGCTGAACCAATGATCTCTTTTCTGTTTCAGCGTGGTCAGTTCTCCGCATATGATGTCGCACGGACAGCAGAATTATTGCAGATCGCAATTTTAGCGATGCCGGCCCTGATCATGTCTATTTTGACGATGGATGTCTTCTATGCCCGTCACGAAACCATGATTCCTTTCCGGTTCAGCCTGATTTCTCTGGTATGTCTGGTGGTATTTTCGCTGATTTTACGTACTTTTATGGGGATTTCCGGCGTCATGCTCGCGTTCGTGCTGACCAGCTGGTTTCATTTTCTGATGCTGACCGTCGGGCTGTATCTGAAAATGCGGGTTTCTGTCATTGAAGGGGTCAATTTGAAACATTGTGCCGCATTGGTTCTGCTGACATTCTCAGGAATCACCTTTTCCGCTATGATGTTAAGAGTGATTACGGAACCGGTAATGCTGGTTATCTATTCGGGATTCGTGGGATTATTCTGCTTTGGGGCCGTGTTGGTGATCCTGAAGAATCACCTCCCGCGTTTCCACAGGAAGCTGTCTTTATAA
- the neuC gene encoding UDP-N-acetylglucosamine 2-epimerase — translation MSNRVCVVTGSRAEYGLLSPLLEALRAEESFELQLLVTGSHLSPEFGLTYREIEADGYTIDEKVEVVLSSDTPVGICKSMGLGLISFAEAYARLTPDLILVLGDRYEIFSAVSAAHISRIPVAHLHGGEVTEGAFDDALRHSITKMSHLHFTSTDAYRQRVIQLGEAPERVFNVGAIGLDNLRRLPLLSREDLEQQLGFKFNNHNLLCTFHPVTLEHNSSEQQIQSLLNVLEQQVDTSVIFTKTNADTDGRIINQMIDDFAAKNPDRFHSHVSLGRLRYLSMMQFVDAVVGNSSSGIIEAPGFRIGTINIGNRQTGRIKSELVIDCEPTETGIASAFKTLYSSDFQKRRSQAKNPYGAGQTTSQIISILKEQFPRRTTQKSFYDLD, via the coding sequence ATGAGTAACCGTGTCTGTGTTGTCACCGGATCACGGGCCGAATACGGTCTGCTAAGCCCTCTGCTGGAAGCGCTGCGCGCCGAGGAGAGTTTCGAGTTGCAACTGCTGGTGACCGGATCGCATCTGTCACCCGAATTTGGACTGACCTATCGCGAGATCGAAGCAGACGGATATACGATCGACGAAAAAGTCGAAGTCGTGCTCAGTTCCGATACCCCGGTCGGTATCTGTAAATCGATGGGCCTGGGACTGATCAGTTTTGCCGAAGCGTATGCCCGCCTGACCCCCGATCTGATTCTGGTGCTCGGCGATCGTTATGAAATATTCAGCGCCGTCTCCGCTGCACACATCAGTCGTATTCCCGTCGCTCATCTGCACGGAGGGGAAGTGACCGAAGGAGCATTCGACGATGCGCTGCGGCATTCGATCACCAAGATGAGCCACCTGCATTTCACCTCCACGGACGCCTATCGTCAGCGGGTGATTCAACTGGGAGAAGCCCCCGAGCGGGTTTTCAATGTAGGGGCGATCGGGTTAGATAATCTGCGTCGACTTCCTTTGCTCTCACGCGAAGATCTGGAACAGCAGCTGGGGTTTAAGTTTAATAATCACAATCTGTTATGCACATTTCACCCTGTGACGCTGGAGCACAATTCGTCTGAGCAGCAGATCCAGAGTCTGTTAAACGTGCTGGAGCAACAGGTGGATACGAGTGTCATTTTCACAAAGACAAATGCAGACACCGACGGGCGGATCATCAATCAGATGATCGATGATTTTGCCGCGAAAAACCCGGATCGATTCCATTCGCATGTTAGTCTGGGGCGATTGCGTTATTTGTCGATGATGCAGTTTGTGGATGCGGTCGTGGGGAATTCGTCGAGTGGCATCATCGAGGCACCTGGATTTCGAATCGGTACGATTAACATTGGCAACCGTCAGACAGGGCGGATCAAATCGGAACTGGTCATCGATTGTGAGCCCACGGAAACAGGTATAGCGTCGGCTTTTAAAACATTGTATTCTTCCGACTTCCAGAAGCGGCGTTCGCAGGCAAAGAACCCTTATGGAGCAGGGCAGACGACGTCGCAAATTATCAGTATTCTCAAGGAGCAATTTCCCCGTCGGACGACTCAGAAATCCTTTTATGATCTGGATTAA